The Euleptes europaea isolate rEulEur1 chromosome 2, rEulEur1.hap1, whole genome shotgun sequence genome has a segment encoding these proteins:
- the ZNF644 gene encoding zinc finger protein 644 isoform X2, translating to MDDTEINTEIIGAKGGPLDDSSFISGKKSGIPKSQETETSFQENTLSEELSKDKSEKALSGGQTSLFIHTGAPTVSSENILLPTETAVNGPVLHSALSKTSMMNKGSISLTTAQTVVHQADPCSSTTVVHDLQLPTKTSSQNSSQNQVLFLIPETAHSKNLAHSTKNLPPSASVACDSQSSIGKSIKSDSTLVSQVDACEDSKRSLEKDDSNKSLTGTSSGTGDFRTESDANWDPQKEFIEFLMTNEETVEKSPVQPKVVVQKRRKRKMDVSKITRYTEDCFNESDYIHDNSESLDVDFLEQGENLQVVEAGRFSLAKVKPESTDEELEVVDAIQQLIYNPSDKCAGDTSPVHSGTFLSNTLLNKCEQDELESPSNFSTDEPSFYPCTKCNVNFREKKHLHRHMMYHLDGNSHFRHLNVPRPYACRECGRTFRDRNSLLKHMIIHQERRQKLMEEIRELKELQDEGRSARLQCPQCVFGTNCPKTFVQHAKTHEKDKRYYCCEECNFMAVTESELECHRGISHGAVVKCSMITTDLSQRKLQKKTLVKDSYMESSNKSADYLCKMCPFTTSARSILKKHMEYLHPASCINPFGSHLRLEKRKSHIMEEPLDFGSRTKHLIKQSSTFPKNSVLKQDIKRPFGSAFQSSNFAKLHRRPPRIQKARKSVAQSAVSVYSQSSTDKPILNKNSIGQKLRYLHHARKQKASVKANSNYLYRYKHDSHRIKKSSSPYLLHLKREAARSVRSLPLLSSNNSHNRFIMDSLNCDAKRPGVYADRHVTVKRLGKRPKREGSVTGDDLDSYPDFLHKMTVVVLQKLAGEKDSYEMEDESSWDNVELCDYTTRSVEDGSYSDINQEHVNLFPLFKGKIEEEAGGKSSLRYEQNDGFYFEYYEDGEGSNYLHDFQEPHNLESIGTALPKHNSVFHWTDLSLEKKTCPYCPATFETGVGLSNHVRGHLHRAGLSYEARHVVSPEQIATSDKMQHFKRTVTGTPVKRVRKAIEKSESSSEHTCQLCGGWFDTKIGLSNHVRGHLKRLGKTKWDAHKSPICVLNEMMQNEEKYEKILKALNSRRVIPRPFVAQKLSSSDDFLSQNVIPLEAYRNGLKTEDISVSASEEEGLSFLNECDEAKSVLHDEKKNQSLTLIELLKNKRLGEERNTEVSPQKIHNQTARKRFVQKCVLPLDEDSPLMYQPQKMDLTMQSAIDCKQKKSRSRSGSKKKILPLPHGADEVYILRCRFCGLVFRGPLSVQEDWIKHLQRHIVNANLPRTGAGMVEVTSLLKKPASMTETSFSILMAEAAS from the exons ATGGATGATACAGAGATAAATACTGAGATTATTGGTGCTAAAGGAGGACCTCTCGATGACAGCAGTTTCATCTCTGGAAAAAAGAGTGGCATTCCCAAATCACAAGAGACTGAAACATCATTTCAGGAAAATACGTTGTCTGAAGAGCTGTCAAAGGACAAGTCTGAAAAAGCCTTAAGTGGAGGCCAGACATCTCTATTTATACACACTGGTGCTCCTACTGTTTCTAGTGAAAACATTCTCCTGCCTACAGAAACTGCTGTTAATGGACCAGTTTTACACTCCGCTTTATCTAAAACTTCCATGATGAATAAAGGCAGCATTTCCTTAACCACTGCACAAACTGTGGTCCATCAAGCAGATCCTTGCTCATCTACAACAGTGGTACATGATCTCCAGCTTCCCACAAAGACTTCATCCCAAAACTCAAGTCAAAACCAAGTTTTGTTTTTGATACCTGAAACAGCACATTCTAAGAACCTGGCACATTCCACAAAAAATCTACCTCCCTCTGCTTCAGTTGCTTGTGATTCACAGTCATCTATAGGAAAAAGCATAAAATCAGACAGCACTTTAGTAAGCCAAGTAGATGCATGTGAGGATAGCAAAAGGTCACTAGAAAAAGATGACAGTAACAAATCATTAACAGGCACTTCCTCAGGTACAGGTGACTTCAGAACAGAAAGTGATGCAAACTGGGATCCACAAAAAGAGTTTATAGAATTTCTTATGACAAATGAAGAAACTGTAGAGAAGTCACCAGTTCAGCCTAAAGTGGTTgtacagaaaaggagaaaaagaaagatggaTGTTAGCAAAATAACACGTTATACAGAAGACTGTTTTAATGAATCAGATTATATTCATGATAACTCAGAGTCATTAGATGTTGATTTTTTGGAGCAGGGTGAGAATCTTCAAGTAGTAGAAGCAGGGAGATTTTCGTTAGCAAAAGTGAAGCCTGAATCGACAGATGAGGAATTGGAAGTTGTGGATGCCATCCAACAGTTGATCTATAACCCAAGTGATAAATGTGCAGGTGATACTTCTCCTGTTCACTCTGGCACTTTTCTTTCTAACACTCTGTTAAACAAATGTGAACAAGATGAATTAGAATCACCATCCAACTTCAGTACTGATGAGCCATCATTTTATCCCTGTACCAAGTGCAATGTGAATTTTAGGGAAAAGAAGCACCTGCACAGGCACATGATGTATCACTTGGATGGCAATAGTCACTTTCGTCATTTAAATGTTCCAAGGCCTTATGCATGTAGGGAATGTGGCCGGACATTTCGAGACCGCAACTCCCTTCTTAAACATATGATAATTCaccaggaaagaagacagaagctGATGGAGGAAATTCGTGAATTGAAGGAGCTCCAAGATGAGGGTAGGAGTGCACGGTTACAGTGTCCACAATGTGTATTTGGTACCAATTGTCCCAAAACCTTTGTGCAACATGCTAAAACCCATGAGAAAGATAAAAGGTACTACTGCTGTGAAGAATGTAACTTCATGGCGGTGACAGAGAGTGAACTTGAATGCCATCGAGGAATTTCTCATGGGGCAGTGGTGAAATGTTCAATGATCACTACAGATTTATCTCAGAGAAAGTTACAGAAGAAAACATTAGTGAAAGATTCCTACATGGAATCATCAAATAAGTCAGCTGACTATTTGTGCAAAATGTGTCCATTTACTACATCAGCCAGAAGCATTTTAAAGAAACACATGGAATACTTGCATCCAGCATCATGCATAAATCCCTTTGGTAGCCATCTTAGATTAGAAAAGCGGAAAAGTCACATTATGGAAGAACCTTTAGATTTTGGTAGCAGGACTAAACATCTGATCAAACAATCATCTACCTTTCCAAAGAACTCTGTTTTGAAGCAGGATATAAAGAGACCCTTTGGCTCTGCATTCCAGTCAAGTAACTTTGCAAAACTTCACAGGAGACCCCCCAGGATACAGAAGGCTCGGAAAAGCGTTGCACAGTCAGCTGTAAGTGTGTATAGTCAAAGCTCTACAGACAAGCCTATTTTGAATAAAAATAGCATTGGCCAAAAACTTAGATATTTACATCATGCACGAAAGCAAAAGGCTAGTGTCAAAGCTAACAGTAATTATTTATATAGGTACAAACATGACAGCCATAGGATTAAAAAATCTAGCAGCCCTTATCTTTTACACTTAAAAAGGGAAGCTGCAAGATCTGTCAGATCGTTACCTTTATTGTCTTCAAATAATTCTCATAATAGATTTATTATGGATTCTCTTAACTGTGATGCAAAAAGACCAGGAGTCTATGCAGATAGACATGTAACTGTAAAAAGATTGGGTAAAAGACCCAAAAGGGAAGGCTCTGTAACAGGAGATGATTTGGACAGTTATCCAGACTTTCTACATAAAAtgactgttgttgttttgcagaaACTTGCTGGGGAAAAAGACAGCTATGAAATGGAGGATGAAAGTTCATGGGATAATGTTGAACTGTGTGATTACACTACACGGTCTGTGGAGGATGGCTCTTACAGTGATATTAATCAGGAACATGTAAACCTGTTCCCTTTATTTAAAGGTAAAATTGAAGAAGAAGCTGGTGGTAAATCTTCTCTTAGATATGAGCAAAATGATGGATTTTATTTTGAGTATTATGAAGATGGAGAAGGTAGCAATTACCTGCATGACTTTCAAGAGCCTCATAATTTAGAAAGCATAGGCACAGCATTGCCAAAGCATAACTCAGTTTTCCATTGGACTGACTTATCACTTGAGAAAAAAACCTGTCCATATTGTCCAGCAACTTTTGAAACTGGTGTTGGATTGTCTAATCATGTGCGTGGGCATCTCCACAGAGCTGGGTTAAGCTACGAGGCTCGCCATGTTGTCTCACCTGAGCAGATAGCAACAAGTGACAAAATGCAGCATTTCAAAAGAACTGTGACGGGAACCCCAGTTAAACGAGTTAGAAAAG cTATTGAGAAATCAGAAAGTTCTTCAGAACACACTTGCCAGCTCTGTGGAGGTTGGTTTGACACGAAAATTGGATTATCTAATCATGTTCGAGGACACCTGAAAAGGCTTGGTAAAACCAAATGGGATGCTCACAAGTCTCCAATCTGCGTTCTAAATGAGATGAtgcaaaatgaagaaaaatatgaaaaaatcTTAAAGGCGTTGAACAGTCGGCGTGTGATTCCCCGACCATTTGTTGCTCAGAAACTTTCATCCAGTGATGATTTTTTATCTCAAAATGTTATACCTCTTGAAGCATACCGCAATGGCCTAAAGACTGAAGATATATCGGTGTCTGCCTCAGAGGAAGAAGGGCTGAGTTTCCTCAATGAATGTGATGAAGCAAAATCAGTACTAcatgatgaaaaaaaaaatcagtcgcTTACACTgatagaacttttaaaaaataaaaggttAGGAGAAGAAAGAAATACTGAGGTATCTCCTCAAAAGATCCATAATCAGACTGCAAGAAAGAGGTTTGTTCAAAAATGTGTGCTTCCATTAGATGAAGACAGTCCTTTGATGTATCAGCCACAAAAAATGGACTTGACTATGCAGTCAG CCATAGATTGTAAGCAAAAAAAATCAAGATCAAGATCTGGGAGCAAGAAAAAAATTCTGCCGTTACCTCATGGTGCTGATGAAGTTTACATACTCCGATGCAG GTTTTGTGGTTTGGTCTTTCGAGGTCCCTTGTCTGTTCAGGAAGATTGGATAAAGCACCTGCAGCGCCACATTGTCAACGCAAATCTTCCTCGGACTGGGGCTGGCATGGTGGAAGTCACATCACTGCTTAAAAAACCTGCCTCAATGACTGAAACTTCATTTTCTATCCTGATGGCTGAAGCAGCTTCATAG